Within Terriglobales bacterium, the genomic segment AACGGGCAGAACGGGGCAGCCAAGCTGCTCACCGCCTGCACCCTGCCCGCGGAAGAGGGCATGCAGGTGCGGACCCACTCGGCGCGGGTGCAGAAGACGCGGCGCCTGCTGCTGGAGCTGTACGTGGCCACCTGCCCGCAGTCCAAACGCATCCAGGACCTGGCCTCGGAGCTGGGGGTGCACCAGTGCCGCTATGAGGCCAAGCACGAGACTTGCATCCAGTGCGGGCTGTGCGTGCGCATGTGCGAGCAGCAGATGATGGCGGGGGCCATTGGCTTCGCCGGGCGCGGGCTGACGCGGCACGTCTCCCGCCCCTTCGACATGACCGACGCCACCTGCCGGCAGTGCGGGGCGTGCCTGTACATCTGCCCCACCTGCGAATTGCGCTGCGCCGGCCCGCAAGCCGAGTCCACGCTGTGCAACGGATGCCTGAATTTTGCGCCGGTGTGCTTCCAGAGCTACGAGGACGCCATGTGCTTCCTGGAGCCCTGCCACGCCTGCGAGTTGCCCGGGCCCCTGCGTCCCGACGTGAAGGTGACGCTGAGCCCGGTCACCCGGCCCACGAATACCTATAAATGAACAGGGAGAGGTTATGACCTATACGCGACTGAATGCTTCAGCGGCCACGCTGACCAAGAACCGGACGGAAGACTCCATCAGCCCCTTCAGCGGGATGTGCGCCACCTGCGTGGACGGCTGCATCGGGATGTGCGAGATCGGCAAGAGCGCCTATCGCGGCCCGGAGATGATCTACCCGCAGCCTTTCGGGATCATCACCACCGCCTCGCAGAAGGACTACCCGGTGGACCTCTCGCACTTCACCATCCTGGGGCGGGCGACGGGAGCGTGGGGGATGGAGGCGGACTCCAACCGCGCGCTGTTCCCCAACGTGGACCTGGAGGTCACCATCGGGCGCGACCCGGGGATCCGCTGCCGGCTGCCCTTCGGGGTGGCGGCCATGGGCTCCACCAACGTGGCCAAGAACAACTGGGCAGGGCTGGCGGCGGGGGCCGCCATCACCGGCGTGCCCATGTGGATCGGGGAGAACGTCTGCGGCATGGACATGGAGTCGCGGCTGGAGAACGGCCGCGTGATCTCCAGCGTGGACCTGGAGTGGCGCGTGGCCTGCTACCGCGAGTGGCAGCAGGACTACGGCGAGATCTTCGTGCAGGCCAACGTCGAGGACACCATGCTGGGGGTGCAGGAGTACGCCCTGCAGAAGCTGGGCGTGAAAGCCCTGGAGCTGAAGTGGGGACAGGGCGCCAAGGACATCGGCGGCGAGGTCAAGATCCGCGACCTGAAGAAGGCGCAGGAGCTGCAGAAGCGCGGCTACGTGGTGCTGCCCAACCCCTCCAACGCGGTGGTGATCGAGGCCTTCAAGAAGGGCAGCTTCCATGAGTTCGAGCGGCACTCGCGCGTGGGCATGGTCACCCAGGACTCCTTCCTCAAGCGGGTGGAGGAGCTGCGCAAGCTGGGCGCCAAGTACATCACGCTGAAGACCGGCGCCTACCGGCCGGTGGACCTGGCGCGGGCGGTGAAGTTCGCCTCCCTGGCCGAACTCGACCTGCTGACGGTGGACGCGGCCGGCGGCGGCACCGGCATGTCGCCGTGGCGCATGATGAACGAGTGGGGCATCCCCGGCATCGAACTGCACTCGCTGCTGCGCGGATACCTGGAGAAGCTCAAGGCGAAGGGCAAGTTCGTGCCCGACGTGGCCCTGGCCGGAGGCTTTACCTTCGAGGACCAGATGTTCAAGGGCTTCGCGCTGGGCGCGCCCTTCGTGAAGATGATCGCCATGGCGCGCTCGCCCCTGGCCGCCACCATGGTGGCCAAGACCATCGGCAAGTCGATCGAGTCACAGGACCTGCCCATCTACATCCAGCGCTTCGGGATGAGCGTGGACGAGATCTTCGTCACCGCGCCCGAGCTGCGGCAGCGCTTCGGCGACCGCTTCGACAAGCTGCCGGTGGGCGCCGTCGGCTTCTACACCTACCACCAGCGCCTGGCGCAGGGACTGCGGCAACTGATGGCGGGAGCGCGCAAGTTCGCCATCCGCTACATCGGGCGCGACGACATCGCCGCGCTTACGCAGGAGGCCAGCCAGATCAGCGGCATCCCCATGGTCAGCGACGTCGACCGCGAGGAGGCAGAAGCGCTTTTGGGCCAGTAAGTCAGGAAACGGAAACACGGCCAGGCAGGCCCGGCGCGAGCCGGGCCTGTCTGTTTGGCCTCTCCGCGCGCCAACTCCAAACTCCTAACTCCTAACTCCTGACCGCTGACCCCTGACTCCTTGCTGTGATACAACTGTCGCCCGCGAAAGGAAGGCACTATGCGCAAGACATTCTTCCCCATCCTCCTGCTGCTGCTGGCAGCGTGCGCGGCGGCGCAGGTCAAGCCCGAGCAGGGTGACTTCGTCATCCGAGACTTTCACTTCAAGAGCGGGGAGACGCTGCCTGAGCTGAGAATCCACTACTACACCCTGGGCACGCCGCAGAAGGACGCGGCCGGCAACGTGACCAACGCGGTCCTCTTACTGCACGGCACCAGCGGCTCGGGACGCAACTACCTGGGGGAGAACTTCACCACCGTCATCTTCGCGCCGGGCGGGCCGCTGGACGCCACCAGGTTCTTCATCATCCTGCCCGACGACATTGGGCACGGCAGGTCCTCGAAGCCCAGCGACGGCCTGCACATGCGCTTCCCCCACTACGACTACGACGACATGGTGGAGGCGGAGTACCGGCTGGTCACCGAGCACCTGGGCATCCATCACCTGCGGCTGGTGGGCGGCATCTCCATGGGCGGGATGCACACCTGGCTGTGGGGGGAGGAGCACCCGGAGTTCATGGACGCGCTCTTCCCGCTGGTCAGCCAGCCCATCGAAATCGCGGGGCGCAACCGCATGTGGCGGGAGCTGTGCGAAGACATGATCCGCGACGACCCGGCGTGGCAGAACGGCGAGTACCATCAGGAGCCGCCCAACCTGGCGCTGCTGGGCGAGATGTTCGCGGTCGCGGTAGCCGGGCCGTCGGATGCGCAGAAGCGCGCCCCGACCCACGATGCCGCCGACCACCTGCTGCAGCAGGTGGGATCGCGCTACAGCTCCGCCATGGACGCCAACGACATCCTGTACGCGCTGGAGGCTTCGCATGACTACAACCCCTGGCCGCGGCTGGAGGCCATCCGGGCCAGGCTGGTGGCGGTCAACGCGGAGGATGACTTCATCAACCCGCCCGAGTTAGGCGTCATGCCGGAGGCCATGAAGCGGGTCGCGCACGGCCAGTACGTGCTGCTCAAAGTCGCCGACGGCGCCCACGGGCACGGCACCTCGGGAGAGACAAAGATGTGGGCGCCGGTGCTGCGAGTACTTCTGGGAGAGAAGTAGGCAGGGGACGGAAGGCAAAAGGAAAAAGACAAAAGGAAGTGAAGAAGCAGGCCCGGCATCAGGCCGGGCCTGCTAACTTTTGCTAACTTTCAACTGCTGGCCGCCAACGACTGGCCTCAGGAGCGGTTGCTGGAGCGGCCGCTAGCGGGCGGCAGGCTGAGGGGCTGGCGCAGGCGGAAGGTCACCGCTGACTCTGCCGCCACTGTGACCTGCTTTCTGCCGGTCAAGGCGGCAACACCCAGCCCGGCGCCGGCGCCCACCGGCCCGCCGATCAATGCGCCCTTGCCGCCGGCGGCCAGCGCCCCGATGAGGGTGCCCGCGCCACCGCCACCTCCGATCCATCCGAGGTTGCGCACCTTGTGGCTGCCGCTGACCCGGCCCACGGTGTTGGTGCGCAGCTCATAGCTCTCCTGATCCAGGCGCAAGCTGTCCAGGGTGAGTTCCAGGCTGGCGCGGCCGCGCAGCCGGCCCGAGGGATGGGCGTACACCACCCGGCCCGCCACCGGCGTGCCGCTGGGGATGACCACCTGGTCATCCACCACCACGGGGGAGAGCACGGTCGCGTCGAAGGGCTCGCCCGCGTAGCTGGAGCGCGTGGACAAGCTCTGATCCAGCTTGACCATCAGCGCCGTCCCTTCCGGGACGGTCACCAGGTCAGGTTTGGCGGCCTTCACCGCCCGGTTGACCAGGGTGCTGCCCGAGAAGGTCATGGCCACGGCCAGTGGAATGGCCAGAAGGACGTACTTCATTCTGTTCCACAGCATTTCGGTACCTCCTAGAGTGGCTCCTTAGTTGGATGGCTGGAGCGGGGGGAGGGATGTCAGGCTAACCGATTGCATATACAAGACTTAGCGCAGATATCGGGGAGGAGTCCCGGCCCGTCGCCCGCCCGCTTTCAGGCCGCCGTGGCTTCGTCCTGGGGCGGGCCGATGCGCTGTTGAGCGCGGGCGCGCAGCCACTGGGCCAGCGCGGGATTCTGTGCCAGGTGGGCGCTGAACTCGCGGGCCGAGAGGCGCCGCCATTCGCCGCCCTCGATCACGCGCACTTCGATGAGCCCGTGGTGGATGCGGTAATCGGCGACGGGATGGCCCTGAGGCGATTCGATGTGAAGCTGGTTCGGGATCATGTCTAGGGCTCCAAGAGAACGTTGAGAAGCCTGGTCAGGGACTTCTTCTGGGGCGCGCCGGGCTCGGCGTCGGCGGGGTGATCGGGGAGAAGCGCCAGACTGTTGGACGAGCAACTTCGCGGCCACGACGAAGGCGCGTAAGTGCCTGATCCGGCAGGGGGTGGAAGAGGGGCGGCAAGCAGAATCTTCACCCAGCAGGAAATCCCTGCATGCTGTGGGGAGAGGTGGTCGTGGCAGCGGGTTCCTGCCGTTGGGCCTTAGGAGCCGGGGGTGACCGAATCGGGTGCGCGCTGAGAGGAGGTTTGGACAAAAACCGAAGTCTCCTGTATGATGTCTTTGCGTTCGATGGAAGCGGTTGTGAGCGGTATCCGCGTTAAGCGTTGCCTGCCTCTGCAGTATCCTCCGGTTCATTCAGCGCTATCTCAAGAAAAAGGAATGTGTGCAACACAATGGAACAAGGAACAGTGAAGTGGTTCAACGACGCCAAGGGCTACGGCTTCATCACCCGTCAGAACGGTGAGGATGTCTTCGTGCATTTCTCCGCCATCCAGGCGGAGGGCTTCCGCAGCCTGCAGGAAGGCCAGGCCGTGCAGTTCAACGTCGTGAAGGGACCCAAGGGCTGGCAGGCAGAGAACGTACAGCCTCTCTAAGAAGCTCCCGCTTCTGAAAAGCAACGAGGGCGGCGCAAGCCGCCCTTTTTGTTGCAGCAGGAGTCAGGGGTCAGTCGTCAGGAGTCAGGAAGAGCCATGAGCGGCAAGATCCGCAATATCGCCATCATCGCGCACGTGGACCACGGCAAGACCACGCTGGTGGACGGCATGCTGCGCCAGAGCGGCATCTTCCGCGCCAACGAAGCGGTGGTGGAGCGGGTCATGGACTCCAACGAATTGGAGCGCGAGCGCGGCATCACCATCCTGGCCAAGAACACCGCCGTCTTCTACCAGGGGGTGAAGATCAACATCGTGGACACCCCCGGGCACAGCGACTTCGGGGGCGAGGTGGAGCGCGCGCTGAAGATGGTGGACGGGGTCATGCTGCTGGTGGACGCCAGCGAAGGCCCGCTGCCGCAGACCCGCTACGTGCTCAGTAAGGCGCTGGAGGCGGGGCTGCCGCCCATCCTGGTGATCAACAAGATCGACCGCGGCGACGCCCGCCCGCAGGAGGTGCTGAACGAGGTCTACGACCTGTTCATCGACCTGGATGCGAAGGAAGACCAGCTCGACTTCCCCGTGCTCTACACCAACGCCAAGACGGGGACGGCGAGCGCCGACCCGGCCCGGCCGGGTACCGATCTGCGCCCGCTCTTCGAAGCCATTCTGAAGACCATCCCGCCGCCCGCGGGTGACGCAGCGGGCCCGCTGCAGGTGCTGGTCGCCAACCTCGACTACAGCGACTACCTGGGACGGCTGGCCATCGCGCGCGTCTTCCACGGCACCCTGCGCACCGGCGAGGAGGTGGGCATCGCCAAGCTCGACGGGCGGTTGGAGAAGGTGAAGATCACCAAGCTCTTCAGCTTCCGCGGGCTCAAGCGCGAGGACATCGACGAGACCACGCTGGGCGACATCGTGGCGGTGGCGGGGGTAGAGGGCATCACCATCGGCGAGACCATCACCGGAGCGGAAGAGCCGGCGCCGCTCGCGCCCATCTCCATCGACGAGCCCACCCTGGCCATGCTGTTCACGGTGAACACCTCGCCCTTCGCCGGGCGCGAGGGCAGCTACGTCACCTCGCGCAACCTGCACGAGCGCCTGGAGAAGGAACTGCTCACCAACGTCTCCATCCGGGTGAAGGAGACCGGCAACAAGGATTCCTGGAAGGTGATGGGGCGGGGCGAACTGCAGCTCGCCATCCTCATCGAGATGATGCGGCGCGAAGGCTTCGAATTGATGGTGGGCAAGCCCGAGATCGTCACCAAGCGCGTGAACGGCAAGCTGCAGGAGCCGGTGGAGCGGCTGACCATCGACATCCCGGAGAACTTCGTGGGAGTGGTGATCGAGAAGCTGGGCGGGCGCAAGGGCGAGATGCTGAAGATGCACAACCACGGCTACGGGCGGGTGCGGCTGGAGTTCCGCATCCCCAGCCGCGGGCTGATCGGGCTGCGCTCGGAGTTGCTCACCGACACGCGCGGCACCATGGTCATGAACGCGCTCTTCGACGGCTACATCGAGTGGCAAGGAGAGATCCCGCACCGGCCCACCGGCGCGCTGGTGGCCGACCGCCCCGGCACCACCACCGCCTACGCGCTGTGGGGGCTGCAGGAGCGCGGCGAATTGTTCACCGGGCCAGGGGTGGAAGTGTACGAGGGCATGATCATCGGGGAGAACGCCCGCGACAACGACTTGGACGTGAACGCGGTGCGGGAGAAGAAGTTGACCAACATGCGGGCCTCCACCGCCGACGAGGCCATCCGCCTGGTTCCCTTCCGGGCGCTGAACCTGGAGCAGGCCATCGAGTTCATCGCCGAGGACGAGTTCGTGGAGGTCACCCCCAAGTCGCTGCGCCTGCGCAAGAAGGTGCTGCCGTCCAACCGCCGGCCGCGCAAGAACCAGGTGCCGGCGGGGGTGGAGAAGGAATAGGCGCGGGGCGCCTCCCTTGCCCGCTCGCTGCGCTCGCGGCCTGTCGGCGCTGGAGACTATTCCGGCACGCGACCCCGGGGCTGACGCCCCGGGCTAACCCAAATGCCGCCCTCCGGGCTGGGTCGGTCGAGCGTGCTCGATCGCTGTACCAAGGAGATTTGTCTCCGTGCCTCCGTGTCTCTGTGTCTCCGTGGTGGGTCTTCCCTAGCAGGAGTCACGGCGGAAATAGATCCAGAACTGGACCTGGGCTGAGACCGGCTCCCGGCCCTTCCTGGCGGGCTCGAAGCGCCACTTGGAGATGATGTCGGCGGCGCGGTCGTCCAGGCCCAGTCCGAAGGGGTCGGTGATCAGCAGGGCGCGCAGGGAGCCGTCGGGACCGATTACGCCTGCCAGCCCCACCTCGCCCTCGATCTGGCTGCAGACGGCGATGGGAGCGTCGAGGGAGTCGCCGCGGCCGATCACCCGCGGCCAGGAGACGTCGCCGCGGCCGGGGGTGTACAGGGTCTCGCCAGGGAGGAAGTCGGCCAGCGCGAACTCCACCGACTGCCACTGGTTGGTGAGCACGAACCTCCAGTAGGAGGGGGTGAAGTCGGCGAGCCTCTCGTCGGCGCGCAGGAAGACGCGGGCCAGCAGGCGCAGGGCGTCGGCGCGGGTGCGCGGCGGCTCCGGCCACTGCACCTCCACCGTGACCGGCCCGGCGTTGTGGTGGCGCAGATGCCCTGACGAGCCGAAGAGGAAGTGCTGGCGGCGGCCGCGCAGCACGATGGCGTCGCGGGTGAGGGAGACTTCCTGCACGCGGATCTGGGCGTCGGTGGTCCAGGGGCCCACGGGGCCCGCTTCCAGGGGCAGGCCCAAGGAATCGAAGCGCAGCCGCTCGCCCGAGTAGAAGGTGCGCAGGGTCACCATCTGGTCGGCGAACGTCTGCCGAAGCTGTGCTTCCAAAGCCGCGTCCTGGCCCCGGGCGGGCAGGGGCAGAAGCAGCAGGACGAGGGCCAGCAGCCGGCGCATGCCCCCTATTCTAGCGGGCGGGAGGCAGGGGGCTTTCGTGTAACTTAGGGGCGCGCGGGGCGTCCCAGAAGCATCCAATCCAGGGACGCGGGCCACGTTCTTCCAAGCGAGGAAAGCGAGCATGCTGATCAAGAAAGCGGCAGACATCCTGGCATCGGAGATCACGCCCCAGAGCATCTACCTGAACCGGCGGAAGTTCCTGGCCGGGGCGGCGGCGGTGGGAGCGCTGGCCGTGGGCGGAGTGAAGCTCGCCGAGATGCTGCAGCCGGACCAGGGCGCGGCGGCCGCGGCCGCCAGGATCGATGGCATCCAGAAAAGCGCCTTTTCCACCGACGAGAAGCCCACCCCCTTCAAGGACATCACCAACTACAACAATTACTACGAGTTCTCCACCGACAAGTACGAGCCGGCGGGGCTGGCGGCGGCCTTCCACCCGCGTCCCTGGACGGTGAAGGTGGAGGGCCTGGTGAAGAAGCCGCAGACTTACGACCTGGACACCATCCTGAAGATGGCGCCGCCGGAGGAGCGCGTCTACCGCCACCGCTGCGTGGAGGGATGGTCGATGGTGATCCCCTGGGTGGGCTTCCCGCTGGGCGCCTTCCTCAAGCAGGTGGAGCCGCTGGGCAAGGCCCAGTACGTGGCCTTCGAGACCGTGTACCGGCCCAACGAGATGCCGGGGCAGCGCTCCGACGTGCTGGCGTGGCCGTACGCGGACGGGCTGCGGCTGGACGAAGCCATGCACCCGCTGGCGCTGCTGGCCTTCGGTCTCTACGGCGACACCCTGCCCAACGTGGACGGAGCGCCGCTGCGCCTGGTGGTGCCCTGGAAGTACGGCTTCAAGAGCATCAAGGCCATCGTCAAGATCAAGCTGGTGGGGAAGCAACCGCCCTGCTCCTGGAACGTCGCCATTCCCCAGGAGTACGGCTTCTACTCCAACGTGAATCCCAACAAGGACCACCCGCGCTGGAGCCAGGCCACGGAGCGGCGCATCGGGGAGTTCTTCAAGCGCAAGACCCTGATGTTCAACGGCTACGACCAGGTGGCCTCGCTCTATAGCGGCATGGACCTGCAGAAGAACTTCTGATGACGAACCGGCGGATCGTCGGGCTGAAGGTGGGAGTGTGGCTGGCGTGCCTCACGCCGCTGGGGTTCCTCGTCTGGAAGGGACTGACCGACCGGCTGGGGGCCAATCCCATCTCCGTGATCACCCTCTCCACCGGGCTGTGGACGCTGACCTTCCTGATGATCACGCTCGCCATCACGCCCTTGCGGCGGCTGACGGGGCAGGCGTGGCTGATCCGCTTCCGGCGGCTGGTGGGGCTCTTCGCCTTCTTCTACGGGTGCCTGCACCTGACCACTTACGTGTGGCTGGACCAGTTCTTCGACGTGCACAGCATGCTGAAGGACGTGTACAAGCGGCCCTTCATCACCGCCGGCTTCACGGCGTGGGTGCTCATGCTGCCGCTGGCGCTGACCTCGACGGCGTGGGCCATCCGCAAGCTGGGCGGGAAGAACTGGCAGTGGCTGCACCGGCTGATCTACCTGAGCGCGACGGCGGGGACCATCCATTTTTATTGGCTGGTGAAGAAGGACGTCACCGTGCCGGTGCGGTACCTGGTGGTGCTGGGGGTGCTGCTGGGTGCGCGCGTGGCGCTGTGGGCGTGGCAGCGGCGGCGGGTAGCGGCCCCGGCGCTGCAGCCGGAAGCGGCGGATTAGAAACGGTCGTTGGTCGTCAGTCGTTGGTCGTTGGCCTTCGGTCGTCGGCAAGAGTCGTTGGTCGTTGGCCCTACTCCCCTTAGCTCCTGGCAACCAGCTACTAGCTACCTCTTGCCAAGTATCGCGGCACAGGCCAGAATCTCTTCCCCGGAGAAGGCGATGGCGCGAGAGTACAGAACCGGCGACTGCGTGCTGGCCATGACCACGGGGCCGGACCTGGTCCTCTCTCTCACCTGCAACCTGGCGCAGCGCTGGCAAGTCACGGTCTTCGATTCCGCGAAGAAGAAAGCCACGCTCACCGACCACGAAGAGCCCACGCTGGAGGCCGCCAAGCGCTTTGCCACCGGCTTCGTCGCGTCCCAATACGGCGTGGATGTGGGCGGCGCCACCTGGAAGGAAGTGCTGAAGGTGCGGCCCTCGGGGCCCTCGGGATGAACATCCACAAGGCGACCAAGCGCTACGAGGCCTGGGTGGGCAAGCGCACTACGCTGGTGCCGGCCGACCTGAAGAGCAAGCACGAGCGCATGGCGGAATCGCCGTTCCTCTTCTTCCGCGGCACCTTCTACCGCTGGGCGCAGCTCTGGCCCAGGGTCTGTCCGGAGCTGGCCGCGGCCCCGGAGGTGCTGGGCGTCGGCGACCTGCACGTGGAGAACTTCGGCACCTGGCGCGACGTGGAGGGCCGGCTGGTGTGGGGCATGAACGACCTGGACGAGGTCTACTGGATGTCCTACGCCAACGACCTGGTGCGGCTGGCGGCCAGCGCCCAACTGGCCGCCGAAGCCGCTCACCTGGACCTGATCGCCAAGGACGCGGCCGAGGCCATCCTGGAAGGCTACCGCGAAGGCCTGGAGGCAGGCGGTCGCGCCTTCGTGCTCGACGGCCGGCATCCCTGGCTGCGCGAGGTGGCGGTGAGCGAATTGCGCGAGCCTGTCCGCTACTGGAAGAAGATGGAAGCTCTGCCCCGCGCCCGCGAGGTCCCGGAGAGCGCGCGCGAGGCCCTGGAAGCGCTGCTGCCGGAGCGCAGCTTGCAGTACAACCTGCGCACGCGGGTGGCGGGCATGGGCAGCCTGGGCCACCAGCGCTTCGTCGCCCTGGCCGAGTGGAGGGGCGGGCGGGTGGCGCGCGAGGCCAAGGCGCTGGTGCCCTCCGCCTGGGTCTGGGCCAGCGACCAGCCACGCTCACAGGAGATCCTCTACAACTCCATGCTCAGCCGGGCGGTGCGCTGCCCCGACCCCTTCGTGCACCTGCGCGGGCACTGGGTGGTGCGGCGGCTGGCCCCGGACTGCTCCCGCATCGAGCTGGCCACGCTGCCCAAGGAACGCCATGACCTCCACCTGCTGCACTCCATGGGCTTCGAGACGGCCAACGCGCACCTCGGCAGCGAGAATGCTATCCGCAAGATAAAGAAGGATTTAGACGAGCGTCCCGGCAACTGGCTGGGCAAGGCGGCGGCTCGCATGGCCGACGCCCTGCGGGACGATTGGAAGGAGTGGAAGGGTTAGCGGAGGGAGTTCCGCCCGCTCCCGCGAGGGGTGGTCGTCGTAGTATCCTTGGGGGAGCGTCAGGCGACCCGCTAGCCGGTTCCCGACCACGATACCGCTTCCCCAATACTGCAGCACCTCTATGGCCCGCATCTCGCTGGAAAACCCGGCCTGCTACCTGAACCGTGAACTGTCGTGGATGGCCTTCAACCGGCGGGTGCTGGAGGAGGCCGAGGACGAGCGCAATCCCCTGCTGGAGCGGGTGAAGTTCCTGGCCATCACCGCCAGCAACCTCGACGAATTCTTCGAGGTGCGCATCGCCGGCCTGCTGCAGCAGATCGAAGACGCCTACACCGAGCCGGGAACGGACGGGTTGACCCCCACGGAGGAGCGCGACCTGCTGGCGCGCGAGACCCACGACTTCGTGGCAGCGCAGTACCGCTGCTGGAACCAGCGGCTGCGTCCGGCGCTGGCCGAGCAGGGCATTCGGGTGCTGGGGCTGGACGAACTGGACGCCGCCAACCGCGCCTTCGTGCAGGAGTACTGCGACAAGGAGCTGGATCCCCTGCTCACCCCGGTCACCGTGGACCCGGCGCATCCTTTCCCGCGGGTGATCAACAAGGCCCTGTGCCTGGCGCTGCTGCTGAGGCGGCGGCGGCGCTCGGCGGCCGCCTACATGGGAGTGGTGACCGTGCCGCGGGCGCTGCCGCGGGTGGTGCGCCTGCCCTCCAGCCACGGCACCACCGACTACGTCTTCCTCGCCGACCTGGTGACGGCGCACGCCCAGCGCATGTACCAGGGTTACGAGATCGTCTCGGCGGCGGCCTTCCGCGTCACTCGCAACTCCAACCTCTACCTGGAAGAGGAAGAGTCGCGCAACCTGCTGGAGTCGGTGCGCACGGAACTGCACAACCGGCGCAAGGGGGACGCGGTGCGGCTGGAGATCGAGGCCGAGGCCTCGGCGGAGATCATCGAGCGGCTGCGCACCAACTTCAGCCTGGAGCCCTGGCAGGTGTATCCCACCGAGGGCGCCGTGAACCTCTCCCGCCTGTTCAACATCTACGAGCAGACCGAGCGCCCCGAGCTGAAGTACCGCGCCTTCGTGCCGCGGGAGCTGCACCTGACCGCCAAGTCCAAGGACCTGTTCGAGGAGTTGCGGCGGCACGACGTGCTGCTGCACCATCCCTTCGACAGCTACGACGCGGTGGTCTCGTTCCTGCAGGCGGCGGCCGAGGACGAGCGCGTGCTCTCCATCAAGCAGACGCTCTACCGCACCAGCGAGGACTCGCCCATCATGCGGGCCCTGATCGAAGCGGCGGCGCACAAGGAAGTCACGGTGGTGGTGGAGGTGAAAGCGCGCTTCGACGAGGCCTCCAACATCCGCTGGGCGCGCAGCCTGGAGGACGCCGGGGTGCAGGTCTTCCACGGGCTGGTGGGGCTGAAGACGCATTGCAAGCTGGCGCTGCTGGTGCGCCGCGATCCCGACGGCGAAGTGCGCCGCTACGCCCACCTGGGCACCGGCAACTACAACCCCGTCACCGCGCGCTTCTACACCGACCTGAGCCTGCTGACCGCCGACTCGGAGATGACCGGGGCGGTGCACGGCGTCTTCAACTTCCTCACCGCCTACTCGGAGCAGCCGCACTACGATCCCCTGCTGGTCTCGCCGCTGGACCTGGCGGAACGGTCGCTGGAACTGATCGCGCGCGAGGCCGAGCACGCCAAGCGCGGGCGTCCGGCGCGCATCGTGGCCAAGATGAACTCGCTCACCGACAAGAACCTCATCCAGGCGCTCTACCGGGCCTCACAGGCGGGAGTGGAGATCGACCTGATCGTGCGCGGCATGTGCTGCCTGCGCCCGGGAATGCGGGGCGTGAGCGAGCGCATCCGCGTGCGCTCCCTGGTGGGGCGCTTCCTGGAGCACAGCCGCATCTTCTGGTTCGCCAACGGCGGCGAGGAGGAGATCTACGTGGGCAGCGCCGACTGGATGCCGCGCAACCTCTACGAGCGCGTGGAGGTCACCTTCCCGCTGCGCGATGAACTGCTGAAGCAGCGCGTGCGCCAGGAGATCCTGGAAGCCTACCTCGCCGACAACGTGAAGGCGCGCCTGCTGCGTCCCGACGGCAGCTACCTGCCGGCGGGGCTGCTGGTGAACGGCAGCGCGCGCCGCAGCAAGGCGCGGGCGGCCTCCCCCTTCCATGCCCAGGAGTTTCTCATCGGGCTGGCGGAGGGCCGGCAGGTGCTGGACCAGATGCCCGGACACGCCCCCCGGCGCGCCCGCTCCAGTAGAATCAGGGAGACGCGGTAAGCCATCATGACCATCTACTTCCTCCGCCACGCCAGCGCCGGCCAGCCCAAGAAAGGGAACCCCGAAAAGGACGCGAAGCGCGCCCTCGACCCCGACGGCATCGAGCAGTGCCGCTACATCGGCAGCGCCCTGGCGGCGCTGGACATCACGGTGGAGGCGCT encodes:
- a CDS encoding 2Fe-2S iron-sulfur cluster-binding protein gives rise to the protein MPNLTINGIKVEVERGTSVLEAARFLGIPIPTLCHEDGLLPAGACRLCVVEVHNGQNGAAKLLTACTLPAEEGMQVRTHSARVQKTRRLLLELYVATCPQSKRIQDLASELGVHQCRYEAKHETCIQCGLCVRMCEQQMMAGAIGFAGRGLTRHVSRPFDMTDATCRQCGACLYICPTCELRCAGPQAESTLCNGCLNFAPVCFQSYEDAMCFLEPCHACELPGPLRPDVKVTLSPVTRPTNTYK
- a CDS encoding FMN-binding glutamate synthase family protein gives rise to the protein MTYTRLNASAATLTKNRTEDSISPFSGMCATCVDGCIGMCEIGKSAYRGPEMIYPQPFGIITTASQKDYPVDLSHFTILGRATGAWGMEADSNRALFPNVDLEVTIGRDPGIRCRLPFGVAAMGSTNVAKNNWAGLAAGAAITGVPMWIGENVCGMDMESRLENGRVISSVDLEWRVACYREWQQDYGEIFVQANVEDTMLGVQEYALQKLGVKALELKWGQGAKDIGGEVKIRDLKKAQELQKRGYVVLPNPSNAVVIEAFKKGSFHEFERHSRVGMVTQDSFLKRVEELRKLGAKYITLKTGAYRPVDLARAVKFASLAELDLLTVDAAGGGTGMSPWRMMNEWGIPGIELHSLLRGYLEKLKAKGKFVPDVALAGGFTFEDQMFKGFALGAPFVKMIAMARSPLAATMVAKTIGKSIESQDLPIYIQRFGMSVDEIFVTAPELRQRFGDRFDKLPVGAVGFYTYHQRLAQGLRQLMAGARKFAIRYIGRDDIAALTQEASQISGIPMVSDVDREEAEALLGQ
- a CDS encoding alpha/beta fold hydrolase — protein: MRKTFFPILLLLLAACAAAQVKPEQGDFVIRDFHFKSGETLPELRIHYYTLGTPQKDAAGNVTNAVLLLHGTSGSGRNYLGENFTTVIFAPGGPLDATRFFIILPDDIGHGRSSKPSDGLHMRFPHYDYDDMVEAEYRLVTEHLGIHHLRLVGGISMGGMHTWLWGEEHPEFMDALFPLVSQPIEIAGRNRMWRELCEDMIRDDPAWQNGEYHQEPPNLALLGEMFAVAVAGPSDAQKRAPTHDAADHLLQQVGSRYSSAMDANDILYALEASHDYNPWPRLEAIRARLVAVNAEDDFINPPELGVMPEAMKRVAHGQYVLLKVADGAHGHGTSGETKMWAPVLRVLLGEK
- a CDS encoding cold-shock protein → MEQGTVKWFNDAKGYGFITRQNGEDVFVHFSAIQAEGFRSLQEGQAVQFNVVKGPKGWQAENVQPL
- the typA gene encoding translational GTPase TypA, which gives rise to MSGKIRNIAIIAHVDHGKTTLVDGMLRQSGIFRANEAVVERVMDSNELERERGITILAKNTAVFYQGVKINIVDTPGHSDFGGEVERALKMVDGVMLLVDASEGPLPQTRYVLSKALEAGLPPILVINKIDRGDARPQEVLNEVYDLFIDLDAKEDQLDFPVLYTNAKTGTASADPARPGTDLRPLFEAILKTIPPPAGDAAGPLQVLVANLDYSDYLGRLAIARVFHGTLRTGEEVGIAKLDGRLEKVKITKLFSFRGLKREDIDETTLGDIVAVAGVEGITIGETITGAEEPAPLAPISIDEPTLAMLFTVNTSPFAGREGSYVTSRNLHERLEKELLTNVSIRVKETGNKDSWKVMGRGELQLAILIEMMRREGFELMVGKPEIVTKRVNGKLQEPVERLTIDIPENFVGVVIEKLGGRKGEMLKMHNHGYGRVRLEFRIPSRGLIGLRSELLTDTRGTMVMNALFDGYIEWQGEIPHRPTGALVADRPGTTTAYALWGLQERGELFTGPGVEVYEGMIIGENARDNDLDVNAVREKKLTNMRASTADEAIRLVPFRALNLEQAIEFIAEDEFVEVTPKSLRLRKKVLPSNRRPRKNQVPAGVEKE
- a CDS encoding energy transducer TonB produces the protein MRRLLALVLLLLPLPARGQDAALEAQLRQTFADQMVTLRTFYSGERLRFDSLGLPLEAGPVGPWTTDAQIRVQEVSLTRDAIVLRGRRQHFLFGSSGHLRHHNAGPVTVEVQWPEPPRTRADALRLLARVFLRADERLADFTPSYWRFVLTNQWQSVEFALADFLPGETLYTPGRGDVSWPRVIGRGDSLDAPIAVCSQIEGEVGLAGVIGPDGSLRALLITDPFGLGLDDRAADIISKWRFEPARKGREPVSAQVQFWIYFRRDSC